DNA sequence from the Sporichthyaceae bacterium genome:
CGACCTGAACGGTGGGACGTCGGTCACGCTGACCGCCAAGCCGGTCACCGGCAGCACGACCATCACGTCGTCGGCGATGAAACAGGCCGTGGCGATCATCCGGCAGCGCGTCAACAGCTTCGGTGTGTCCGAGGCGCAGGTGTCCACCCTCGGCTCGAACAACATCGTGGTCGCGATTCCCGGCAACGCTGACAACGGCGTCGCCGAGAAGGTCGGCCAGACCGCGTTGCTGCGCTTCCGCCCGGTGATCCAGCAGGGCCCGCCGCAGTCCCAGGTCGGGCAGGGCGCCGGTGCGCCGCCGGGCTTGGGTCGCGTCGTCTCGAAGGCGCTCCGCGGCGCCGACTCGCCCGGCCCCACCCCGGCCCCGTCGGTCCAGGCCGCCGCGTCCGCCGCGCCCAGCGCCTCGGCTGCCCCGTCCCCGAGCGCGTCGGCCAAGCCCTCGGCGGCTGCCTCCCCGGCCCCGAGCGCGGCGCCGGCCCAGTCGCCCCAGGAGATGGCGATGGCCGCCGTCCCGCAGACGGTCCGAAACCAGTTCCTGATCCGCAACTGCCTCAAGAGCGACGCCAGCCAGATCGGCGACACGGCGGCACCCACCGACTACGTGGTGGCCTGCGACCGGCTCAACCAGGAGAAGTACATCCTCGGGCCCAGCGTCGTCGAAGGCACCGACGTCAGCAGCGCGAGCTCGACCCTCCCGAGCGGCGCCAGCGTCGGTGCCTGGCAGATCGACCTGAACTTCAACGGCCACGGCACCAGCGCATTCGCGGCGATCACCAAGCAGCTGGCCTCGCAGCCCAGCCCGTTGAACCAGCTGGCCATCACCCTGGACGGCGTTGTGCAGTCCGCGCCGTCGGTCAGTGAGGAGATCGCCTCCGGTCAGGCCCAGATCACCGGCAGCTTCACCCAGCAGGAGGCCTCCGACCTGGCCAACGTGTTGAAGTACGGTGCGCTGCCGTTGGCCTTCACCCAGTCGAACGTCCAAACGGTCTCGGCGACCCTGGGTAGCGACCAACTCCACGGCGGCCTGATCGCGGGCGGCATCGGCCTGATCCTGGTGATCATCTACTGCCTGTTCTTCTACCGCGGCCTGGGCGTTCCGGCGCTGGCCGGCCTCAGCGTCGCCGCGCTCATGTCGTACATGTCGGTATCGCTGCTCGGCGACAGCATCGGGTACCGGTTGTCGATCGCCGGCGTGGCCGGTCTGATCGTCTCGATCGGGCTCACCGCCGACTCCTTCGTCGTGTTCTTCGAACGATTGCGCGACGAGATCCGCGACGGCCGAACCCCGCGGGCCGCGGTCGA
Encoded proteins:
- the secD gene encoding protein translocase subunit SecD produces the protein MAAKKGGSKFRRPGGGPKPGRSLMILLVVIIAGIVTMFGSNSTTPKLAIDLNGGTSVTLTAKPVTGSTTITSSAMKQAVAIIRQRVNSFGVSEAQVSTLGSNNIVVAIPGNADNGVAEKVGQTALLRFRPVIQQGPPQSQVGQGAGAPPGLGRVVSKALRGADSPGPTPAPSVQAAASAAPSASAAPSPSASAKPSAAASPAPSAAPAQSPQEMAMAAVPQTVRNQFLIRNCLKSDASQIGDTAAPTDYVVACDRLNQEKYILGPSVVEGTDVSSASSTLPSGASVGAWQIDLNFNGHGTSAFAAITKQLASQPSPLNQLAITLDGVVQSAPSVSEEIASGQAQITGSFTQQEASDLANVLKYGALPLAFTQSNVQTVSATLGSDQLHGGLIAGGIGLILVIIYCLFFYRGLGVPALAGLSVAALMSYMSVSLLGDSIGYRLSIAGVAGLIVSIGLTADSFVVFFERLRDEIRDGRTPRAAVEYGWKRAWRTIRTANFVSLLASGVLYYFSVADVKGFAFTLGMATIIDVIVITLFTKPLVTLVMRRPYFAKGRKYSGVGPESLGKRRAPLRASTPKEA